Proteins co-encoded in one Juglans regia cultivar Chandler chromosome 16, Walnut 2.0, whole genome shotgun sequence genomic window:
- the LOC108986767 gene encoding protein FAR1-RELATED SEQUENCE 5-like, with product MDLDDEGRLKNIFWADPRSRAAYQYFGDVVTFDTTYLTNRYGMPFAPFVGINHHGQSILLGVWLISSEDTETFTWSFQIWLQCMDGIASKAIITDQDRAMKNTIATVFPETRHRLSLWHILKKVPEKFGSYAAYRSGLKTRLMKCVYNTQTIEEFEKCWAEFINTYDLHENPWFKSLYAECEHWVPVFLKDHFWAGMSTTQRNESMNAFFDGYVHSKTNLKKFVDQFDNALKKKIENENHAEFKSFSQVIPYVSRSLIEKKFQEFSLPIIDSNAGYMTLDTTAVAGSQQVKSPLVVRGKGKPPSLRRASRMETNIRKEALDSIEFARRDPNSRWGSMRAAMGHPEPFDLRHVALGNDGCGNKKNQGFCNYLVSRKVGG from the exons atggatttagaCGATGAAGgaaggttaaaaaatattttttgggcagATCCACGTAGTCGGGCAGCCTACCAGTATTTTGGTGACGTAGTtacattcgacaccacatacctGACGAATAGGTATGGGATGCCATTTGCGCCATTTGTTGGTATAAACCATCACGGACAGTCAATTCTTTTGGGAGTTTGGTTAATTTCCAGTGAGGATACGGAGACCTTTACATGGTCATTTCAAATCTGGTTGCAatgtatggatggtatagctTCAAAGGCTATTATTACTGATCAAGacagagcaatgaaaaataCAATTGCTACTGTCTTTCCAGAAACTCGACATAGATTAAGCCTATGGCATATACTGAAGAAAGTCCCTGAGAAGTTTGGGTCATATGCTGCATATAGAAGTGGGCTGAAAACTCGACTAATGAAATGTGTGTACAACACACAAActattgaggagtttgagaaatgttgggccGAGTTTATTAACACATATGACTTACATGAGAATCCATGGTTTAAAAGTTTATATGCGGAGTGTGAGCATTGGGTACCGGTTTTCCTGAAAGACcacttttgggctggaatgagtacaacccaACGCAACGAGagtatgaatgctttttttgaCGGTTATGTTCATTCAAAAACAAACTTGAAGAAGTTTGTCGACCAGTTTGACAATGcgctgaagaagaaaattgagaatgaaaatcatGCGGAATTCAAATCATTTAGCCAGGTCATTCCCTATGTATCGAGATCTctaattgaaaagaaattccAAGAGTT TTCTTTGCCCATAATAGATTCGAATGCTGGTTATATGACATTGGACACAACTGCAGTTGCTGGTTCACAACAAGTCAAGAGTCCACTTGTTGTCAGAGGGAAAGGAAAACCCCcatctctgaggagagcatccaggatggagacaAACATACGAAAG GAAGCCCTCGATAGTATTGAGTTTGCTAGACGTGATCCTAATTCTAGATGGGGTTCTATGCGAGCTGCAATGGGACATCCAGAACCTTTTGACTTGAGACATGTTGCTCTTGGGAATGATGGTTGCGGGAATAAGAAAAATCAAG GTTTTTGTAATTATCTTGTAAGTAGGAAGGTTGGTGGTTaa